A single genomic interval of Osmerus eperlanus chromosome 14, fOsmEpe2.1, whole genome shotgun sequence harbors:
- the chrna6 gene encoding neuronal acetylcholine receptor subunit alpha-6 encodes MHPALRGTLLLLLFLLITQDCFSSKAEDRLFRKLFRKYNQFIRPVENVSDPVTVEFEVSMSQLVKVDEVNQIMETNLWLRHIWNDYKLKWAPVEFDGIEFIRVPSNKIWRPDIVLYNNAVGDFLVEDKTKALLKFDGTITWVPPAIFKSSCPMDITYFPFDYQNCSMKFGSWTYDKAKIDLVLIGSKVNLKDFWESGEWEIIDAPGYKHDIKYNCCEEIYPDITYSFYIRRLPLFYTINLIIPCLLISFLTVLVFYLPSDCGEKVTLCISVLLSLTVFLLVITETIPSTSLVIPLIGEYLLFTMIFVTLSIVITVFVLNVHYRTPMTHTMPGWVRSVFLSILPRVMLMRRPLDQDGKAVGVQSFGEGGGSGGRAGGSGGKGAKKRKNSLSQQSGGGSVNCLDFGENKLSVEGGCAGKKCPCPCQHGKETPETADPGKLSRQLSHQSVNTVVAFSMVSPEIKQAIESVKYIAENMRSRNKAKEVEDDWKYVAMVIDRIFLWVFITVCILGTLGLFLRPVIGFLS; translated from the exons ATGCATCCTGCCTTAAGAGGGACTTTGTTACTTCTTCTCTTCTTGTTAATTACGCAAG ACTGTTTCTCCTCCAAGGCTGAGGACAGGCTCTTCAGGAAGCTCTTCAGGAAGTATAACCAGTTCATCCGGCCCGTGGAGAACGTGTCCGATCCCGTCACTGTGGAGTTCGAGGTCTCCATGTCCCAGCTGGTCAAAGTG GATGAGGTGAATCAGATCATGGAGACCAATCTGTGGCTGAGACAT ATCTGGAATGACTACAAGTTGAAGTGGGCCCCGGTGGAGTTTGATGGGATAGAGTTCATCAGAGTTCCATCCAACAAGATCTGGAGACCAGACATCGTGCTTTACAACAA tgcTGTGGGGGACTTCCTGGTGGAGGACAAGACCAAGGCTCTGCTGAAGTTTGACGGCACCATCACTTGGGTCCCCCCTGCCATCTTCAAGTCCTCCTGCCCCATGGACATCACCTACTTCCCCTTCGACTACCAGAACTGCTCCATGAAGTTCGGCTCATGGACCTACGACAAGGCCAAGATCGACCTAGTCCTCATCGGCTCCAAG GTCAATCTCAAAGACTTCTGGGAGAGCGGGGAGTGGGAGATCATTGACGCGCCGGGCTACAAACACGACATCAAGTACAACTGCTGTGAGGAGATCTACCCCGACATCACCTACTCCTTCTACATCCGGAGACTTCCACTTTTCTACACCATCAACCTCATCATCCCCTGCCTGCTCATCTCCTTCCTCACCGTGCTGGTCTTCTACCTGCCCTCCGACTGCGGGGAGAAGGTCACCCTCTGCATctccgtcctcctctccctcaccgtgTTCCTGCTGGTCATCACCGAGaccatcccctccacctcactggTCATCCCCCTCATCGGCGAGTACCTGCTCTTCACCATGATCTTCGTCACGCTCAGCATCGTCATCACCGTCTTCGTGCTCAACGTGCACTACCGCACCCCCATGACCCACACCATGCCCGGGTGGGTGCGCTCCGTGTTCCTCAGCATCCTGCCCAGGGTGATGCTCATGAGGAGGCCGCTGGACCAGGACGGCAAGGCCGTGGGGGTGCAGAGCTtcggtgaggggggaggatcCGGAGGCAGGGCCGGAGGGAGCGGGGGAAAGGGAgcgaagaagaggaagaacagTCTCTCacag CAAAGCGGAGGAGGCTCGGTCAACTGCCTGGACTTTGGAGAAAACAAGCTCTCCGTGGAAGGAGGCTGCGCTGGCAAGAAGTGTCCCTGCCCTTGCCAGCACGGCAAGGAAaccccagagacagcagaccctGGGAAGCTGAGTCGCCAACTGAGTCACCAGAGCGTCAACACGGTGGTGGCGTTCTCCATGGTGTCACCTGAGATCAAACAGGCCATCGAGAGTGTCAAATACATCGCAGAGAACATGAGGAGTCGGAACAAGGCCAAAGAG GTGGAGGATGACTGGAAgtatgttgccatggtgatcgACAGGATATTCCTTTGGGTCTTTATAACGGTCTGCATCCTTGGAACCCTGGGCCTCTTCCTGCGGCCTGTCATTGGCTTTCTGTCATAA